gggccAAAAGCCTCCTCTGAACGCTAAAtggggaaagcaggagctgcagctctcctaTTTGTTCACAGCTGGAAGAAGCAAAGCCACTGCCCACGAGGGTGTTTTTATCGCTGGGATAGAGAAAACCAGCAGAATGAGGCTTAATCCACAAAACAGTTCAAGGGGTTGTGCTGCCACCATCCCTAGGGACCCAGCCCCAACGCGGGgacccacagctccagctctggctcctccaCCCCAGGGACCCTCTGGGATGAAACTTCCTGCTCGTTGCTAAAGCCAAACAAGGCACTTGACAGCACACTTCTGTGGTTGtggattttgctgtgaaaacaaaaccaaaaatcccctGGAAAGCCAAGGGgtggaagaaaagggagaaCAAACAATATCCCGGGCTGGTTTGGTTTATAAGGACTGATTTTCCCATGGCCTCTTTTGTCCAGAAAAGTGCTATCACAGGATTTCCTTCAGGGCACTTCAGCTGCTGAGTGGGAGGTATTTGAAGgccttggagctgctggctctctgAAATCACCCCACCAGTTCCTATTTACAGCTGTACCAAGGCAAAGGTGCACCCGAAAAGGAGATTGTTGCCACTCACAAAGTGCATTCCTATGGAGGTGGCCGCTGCAGTCTCAATTTCCGTGCCAATGTCTTCAATGAAGGGATACTCGTTTTGGTCGTGGACGATGATCTTTGCTCCTGTGGATGTCACCAGGAAGGGGTTGTAGTCTGCCTCATCGATGTACAGGACAACGTGCAATCCTGAACCAGAGACAAAGGCAGAAGTCACACCAGGAGCCAGAGCCACGTTTGCTGGTCAGGGAGGGCAGCACGGTTTATTTCATGTTATCTGGCCTTAAGGAGAACTGTAACAGCCAagcacagcctctgcccagCCAGACCAAGACACCTGCAGCCAGTAACATCCCCTGGTGGTACCGAGTACAACAAATAACATCTGCTGAGAACGTGGCTGGAACTCGCTTATATAACTGGGCAGCAgtaatttcagctggaaaacattAGTGATGCAATGATATTATCTCTATTCTCAGGCAAGAGTTTGCACTAGTTCAAACAGGCATTTCCCCAATCAGCCTGTACATCTACAGCCAACACATCGCTCACGCTCCAGCAGGATCCAGTTTGCTGCACCACTTGTTATCAAACAGTTCCTCTGCAAACTGCCCTGGAACAACCCAGGTGTGCAGAGTGACAGGGAACACTCAGGTGTGCGGAGTGACAGGGAACACCCCAGGTGTGCAGAGAGTGCCCAGGTACACCCCAGGTGTGCAGAGAGTGCCCAGGAACACCCCAGGTGTGATAAGTACCCAGGAACACCACAGGTGTGCAGAGAGTGCCCTGGAACACCCCAGGTGTGCAGAGTCCCCAGgaacagcctggctgtgcagtgcCCCACTAGGTGTGATAGGTGCCCAGGAACACCCTAGGTGTGCAGAGTGACAGGGAACACCCCAGGTGTGCAGAGAGTGCCCAGGTACACCCCAGGTGTGCAGAGAGTGCCCAGGAACACCCCAGGTGTGATAAGTACCCAGGAACACCACAGGTGTGCAGAGAGTGCCCTGGAACACCCCAGGTGTGCAGACAGTGCCCTGGAACAccccaggtgtgacaggtgCCCAGgaacagcctggctgtgcagtgcCCCACTCACCATACTCGCTGCCGCCCGTGGAGGTGCTCAGGATGGTCCCGTTCTCGCCGCTGTTGAAGGTGTAGCAGTTGCCATGGAGAGGGTGATGGAAACGAGTGAAGTGCCTGCAAGAAATCAAATACCATGGCATTGCTCCCTGTAGCTCTATCTGTGGGAGAAAGGCAGCATGTTTGGACAAGAGACAGACCAGGACTGTATGGGGGGTTTATTACTTCTTTTCAAGAAGTTTATTCTGCTGAAAGATGTGGGTCTCTATCTGAGTAACTTGAAGACACATGGCAGTATGATCTAGTTTAATATCTCAGGAGATGGAAACTCGAGGAAGTTCTAATGTGGGAATGGGGGTTAATAGCAGGGGGGAGGCAAATTTACAGAACTAGCAGTGGCTCCTGCTGGAATTCAGCAAATACCAAATATTCCGTTCCTACATATTATGGGCTTGGAAATAAGCTGTTAGGATGGCAGGAATTTTCTGTGCACTGACCTTTTGTCACAAGATAGGCCATCAAAGAAACATGTCAGTATAAGGTCATCAGCAGAATAACTCAATTTTTCTTTAGTCTCCAGGGGAATTTGTGCCATGATGTTCATGTAATGCAGCTTGTACCACTCCTGGATAGCGTTGACACCCGAGCTGAATGTGTACAGGGCACACTCACTGCTGTTGTTCGCATCACACTGACAAGcacaaaggggaaaaacatttcagatgGACTGAAATCATGGATTCTACAAGGCAGGTGTAACTTAAGGATTGTACAAGGTACATCTGATAGTGCTTCTCTTCCACAGAAATAAACATGTATGAAGTTACAGTGGGCATTAAAGACCTTTTATGCAGGGCTAAGTGACATGACCAAATATTTCAGGACCAAAAGAAAGGTCACAAATGACACTGACTGTATTTGGGAAGACTTCAGGAAGGCACTGCTCTTCCAGAGAGCTGGAAGTGAATCTGCAGAAGCCATGGAGGCTTAGGCAGAAGTGCAGACGGGGCACTGCAAAGCCACCTGAGCAGGCAATAAAGCCTGCCAGAGGGACAGTGACCCCAAGCCAGCCCTTTGCTGCCCCAAGGGAACTCGCTGGCCAGGGCACAGTGACACTCACCAGCTGAAAGCCAATGATGTCATTGGAATCGCCCGAGTTCACGATGGACGAGTCCTTGTGAAAGACACTTCCCTCTACCCTCCTCTTCTGCCCACTGTGCAGGTCAGTCGCTGTCCTGGAGAAGTCCTCCACCTTCAGCAGAGGGATCTGTTGGAAGAAGTCGCTCCCTGTGCTGTTCCAGTCATCCACTGACCGGCGCACCTTGGACTTGCCCTCAGAAAATCCATAGAAAGTTTCCAAAGccttttttgtctctttgtcCAACTCAGATAAATATTCTTTCATGGCACTGTACCTGCATGGGAGACAAGTTGACAGTGACATGCCATCCCACCTCACTgcccagctgcagtgcctgctgcactGTAGGTGCCATAGTTGGGACAGAATTCTCCGTGCAGGTCTCACACCAGGTTCTCACATCACTGAGGGCAGACACAGTTGTATCCACGGAGAGATTTGGAGCAAGgaccccagggagcagagcagactGAACTACAGAGAAAATTCTCCCAAGACTCTCAAGCTCCTTATGTTAGAAGCCTGAGGAGGCAGAGTATGTGGAAATAAGACTTCATCTGTGAAGAGTCATCAAAGAGCTGGATCCCAGTGGGGACCAGGGTGGGAATCTGGCAGCAGAACAGAGAGCAATGTAAAGCATGATTTGACAGGAGAAAAAGTATTGCTGATGAATCATGTCAAAATCTctcataaagaaagaaagaagcaggagaGGAGTGACAGATGTCCCCTTTCCATTCTTTAGGGGATGATGCTGTTTGTAATCCTGGAACTCTGGTcctgggaagaagggaattTGGAGAGAGCCAAGGAGCTGCCAAGGGGCTGTGCggagcagaaagcagcatgaACGGAGCCGAGGTCggcaggcagcagtgagggGTGAGAGTGAaaggcacagggcacagaggggaTGCGGCACACCAGGTGCCCTAGAGGGAGAAGCCAGGTTGGGAAAGCGCTGACAGGCAGCACCGGGACGAACTCGGGAAGGAGTCGGTGCTGTGCTGACCCCCCATCCTCCCACCGGCTCCCCGAGCCTCACTTGTAGGGGTTGATGTTGCAGATGGTGACGGCGGGGAAGGGCAGCTTCTGGAACTGGACGGTGACGGACACCGAGGCGCTGTAGTAGTTCATGAGGAGCTCGGCGCACTGCCAGAGGATGAGCCCCACGGCGCTGAGGGTCAGCAGGATCCAGAGCAGGCGGCGCAGGCGGCCGCGGGACACCACGATGCGGCGGCAGCCGTGCGTGTTGGTGTTGAGGCAGTACCAGCGCATCAGCTCGCTCAGCGTGGGCGCCTGCGGGCCGCGCACCGGCAGCGTGCGCTTCAGCCGCGCCGTGATCTTCTTACCGGGGGCCGTGGCGGCCGCTGCGGGAGAACGGGCGCTGAGGGGCGGCCGGGGGATCGCtgcccgccgggggggggggggggggggggggggggggggggggggggggggggggggggggggggggggggggggggggggggggggggggggggggggggggggggggggggggggggggggggggggggggggggggggggggggggggggggggggggggggggggggggggggggggggggggggggggggggggggggggggggggggggggggggggggggggggggggggggggggggggggggggggggggggggggggggggggggggggggggggggggggggggggggggggggggggggggggggggggggggggggggggggggggggggggggggggggggggggggggggggggggggggggggggggggggggggggggggggggggggggggggggggggggggggggggggggggggggggggggggggggggggggggggggggggggggggggggggggggggggggggggggggggggggggggggggggggggggggggggggggggggggggggggggggggggggggggggggggggggggggggggggggggggggggggggggggggggggggggggggggggggggggggggggggggggggggggggggggggggggggggggggggggggggggggggggggggggggggggggggggggggggggggggggggggggggggggggggggggggggggggggggggggggggggggggggggggggggggggggggggggggggggggggggggggggggggggggggggggggggggggggggggggggggggggggggggggggggggggggggggggggggggggggggggggggggggggggggggggggggggggggggggggggggggggggggggggggggggggggggggggggggggggggggggggggggggggggggggggggggggggggggggggggggggggggggggggggggggggggggggggggggggggggggggggggggggggggggggggggggggggggggggggggggggggggggggggggggggggggggggggggggggggggggggggggggggggggggggggggggggggggggggggggggggggggggggggggggggggggggggggggggggggggggggggggggggggggggggggggggggggggggggggggggggggggggggggggggggggggggggggggggggggggggggggggggggggggggggggggggggggggggggggggggggggggggggggggggggggggggggggggggggggggggggggctccgaGCCCGTGCCCGGCGTGGCGGGGCTGCGCAACCACGGCAACACCTGCTTCATGAACGCCATCCTGCAGTGCCTCAGCAACACCGAGCTGTTCGCCGAGTTCCTGGCGCTGGAGCAGTTCCGCGGCGggatcggaagagcgggggggggggggggggggggggggggggggggggggggggggggggggggggggggggggggggggggggggggcagctggTGCGGGCGCTCTGGACGCTCGAGTACACCCCGCAGCACAGCCGCGACTTCAAGGTGAGCGGGGCCTCGTCCcggggagcagccctgggggcgCGGTGCCGCCGTGCGGGGGCGGCTCGGGGCTCGGCCGGTGCTGCCGTGCCTCACAACAGGTCCAGACGTGACACAGCGTGTCACCGTCGCACGGGCACCGCAGGCTGCCCCGGTCACCGGCCGTGGTGGccgtgctggcactgctccGAGCGCCCACGCGGTGGGAAGAGCTCTGTGGCCCTGCCCGCTGCGTGCCGGTGTTTCTGgagtgctgtccctgctgccagcatcctTCCAGAGCAGCCGACCCTGGTCAAGAGACAGCGCTggacacccacagcagcaccctgggcaTGGGACGGGTGCTGCCGCTTCGCTCTTTGCTCACGGTGTTTGATGCTGGTTGATGGCTCGGGATGGTTTTTGTGGTTGAAAATACCCATTTTACGGTTTCATTCCTCTACCGTGCTGCCATTAGGGAAGCTGCAACTAACTGTTGTTTGGGGGTTGTGAGTGTGCATGGAAGGAGGCAGTTGGGAGCTGTGCCTCGTAGTGTGCTAACCAAGAACTGGTGAGtctgggctggtttggggagCGTGTTTCAGGAGTACCTGCCTGTACTCTCTTGCTTGGGCTCGCTCGTGTTTGGCCCGGGAtgttctcccagcacagcccctggtcTGTGGTTCTGTCCGAccgcccctgccctgcccgggcctctcacctgccccaggagctgctggagcagagggctTGGTCCTATGCTGGGGCTTAAAAACACCCTGCCATGGCTTTGGGTGAAAGTTAAAGTGCTCTAGGCCTACTTTGCCTCTTGGAATAGGGAGAAGTATTATTCCTGGCACAGAAGACTCTCTGGCTGTGTGAGAGGATCAGAGGGTGGGTGGTAGCTTCCACACTGTGAACTTAGAGACACCTAGGGGAAGTTTTAGGGGAATTTTTCTTGTTGATTGACTTGCAGAGCAGATGTTGAAATGCATGAAAACACAGCGAAAACATCATTGACACAGTCTTGCACTCTGCCTGCAGTTCAGCTGGGGTGCACAGCAAGTAGAGACTGGGGAGTTGGCTCTCCCTTGGTGCCTACTGGATGCTGGGATGTCCTGGAGGGTCCTCTGAGGTGGCACCCTCAGTCATCTGGATGGAGGCATGGCCAGCACCTTCTTCCCTTTGCTTCTCCTGTGCCTTTTGAGGTGGCTGCACCCACCCgtcccacagctgtgctggggtgttCTCTGGAGACCCTGGCTGTTTGCCCTCTTCCCTGCAGACCCTGGCTGTTTGCCCTCTCTTCCCTGGAGACCCTGGCTGTTTGCCCTCTTCCCTGCAGACCCTGGCTCTCTTTTCCCTGGAGACCCTGGCTGTTTGCCTTGGGGTGAAGGTGCCTGTGTTCTCTCAGCATGCCGGCCACAAGAACCACGTGTGCCTCTGGTCTTTTCGGGAGAGGTTTTTATGGGGGAGCACTTGGAAATTGGGGTGAAGGTGCCTGTGTTCTCTCAGCATGCCGGCCACAAGAACCACGTGTGCCTCTGGTCTTTTCGGGAGAGGTTTTTATGGGGGAGCACTTGGAAAGCTGATCACTCAGTGAGTCTGGTGTTGGCAGCACCAGAGCTGATCACTCGGTGAGTCTGGTGTTGGCAGCACCAGGGGGACTCGCCTCAACCTGTCACTGCTCCTGAGGTGCTGTAGCAGGAGAAGAAATCGTGGGTTTCTCCAGAGtaatagcaggaaaaaaagttgtgaAAGCAGGCTTGTTGTCTGACAGTGGAACTGATAAAGGGAGAGCTGCTCTCTTTCtaggccaggctctgctgttcacacaggctgtgggagcagggctgggatacagagacagcaggaggaagagcagcagggccagggattAAATGAAGGCCGTGTTCTGAGGGTGTTGATAGCAGAACTTTGCTGTTTGCAGGCGTGGCTGACAGTaagccagtgctgctctgctttggatggagctggagctcatCCATCTCCTACCTGCTGGGTCCCTGGAGGTTTTAAAAAGCCTCTTGCTGAAGGGAATCTGGTCCCAGTTGATCCAGTTCAGCGCTGCGCGGTGCCAGCAGCCTGggtcctgctgcaggactgTGTCATTGTGTCAAATGCTGCTCACTTATAGGGGTCAGTCACTTCTAGTATGAAATTAATGTTTCTAGAGACAGTTAACTTCTAATATGAAATTAATGTTTCTAGAGACAGTTAAGTCGCCTGAACCTGCTATTAAGTTCAGTTCTTAATTAAActttttctcagcagcagaTTTGCAGTTCATTTACAGATGTAAACAATGGGACAATGGGCTTAGATTGGAGAAAGGCAAAGACTGGTGTTTTCATTCTGGaaactgcagcttctccccaaaacaaggaaaacatcCCCCCAGCTTGTTCTGCTTAGAGGGTGGAGCATTCCTGGTCTGCCTAGGTATAATTGTTTTTAAGGAGGGAAAGTATTTTCACAGAGTAATTTTGGGCTTTCCCTCTAGCAGTAATAGCCACTGACAGTAATAATTATTTGATAGGcaaaaagctcttttttcagcatgttggtttttttgctctttttcctcttttggcACCAAATGGGCAAAGGCACTTCCTAATTCCTAAATACTTCTCCGCAGGTGCTAAGTGTATTTTAGGATAAAAGATAATACTTCTTTTCTTGCTCACTCTTATATCTGTAGGCTTCTCTCTTGGaagagaggaaattattttcaagggAGCATGTCTTAAACTCCTCATGGACAGGGGCCTTTGAAGGGATGGTTTTTGGAATGCTTTTTACCCTCAGCTGGTTTTCCTTGGtagtgttttctctctttttaggTTGGTCTTCAGGAAATAACCCATGTCATAGGTCTCAGAATGATGTAGCTGCTGAAACCAAGGAAAATGCAGTTCAGGCAACTGGTTTGTGATAAATGGTTCATTTTGTAGTTGCAGGTTGAGGGGAGAGCCTGGCAGAGAGGGGAGGTTGggagtgctgcagagcaggaaagtgGGGCTGTAGGAGCCCGAGGTAGGAGAAGGGCTGTGAGGGCTGGATGAGAGGTGGAAGCAGAAGGGTTTGGTCCTGGGTTGGGAGCAGAAGAGGAGCaccaaggcagagctggtgcttcCTGGGTTTCTCTGCTGTGGGTGCCTTTCCCATTGCTcctctgctgtttgctggaaCAATCCTTCTCTTCCGATTGCTCcgtgggttttgttttcctgcccaaacaaagctgctgctttcataCCAGGGGCCGGTACTGCAGCCTGTGCTTCCTCTTTCCCCGTTGTGATGGTGTGACAGTGGTGACAAACATCTATTGTCTAAGCAGGGCTTTGGGCTTGTTTTTTTGCAGGGAGCTGTCCCGTCCTGCCTGCAGAGTTCCTGGGAGTGTCAGACAGGGAGGACAGAGCACCCTTTGTGTGGGAATGGTCTGCAGCTCTTGGAGGTCACCATGGGGGTCGTCAGCAAGAAGGATTTTGGCTTAAACCAATTTGGCttgaaaaattatgttcttATGCAAATCCTCTGCCTTCTGTGGAGTGTGGGTCTTCTGTGAGTGATGAGGCTCTTTCAGTTTTGAGACTTGCTTTGGGGCTCTAAGGCAGTTGGACACTGAAGCATGCAATGTTTAACAAGACCctttgcacagcagagctgggattgcaTTTCTTGTCCTGCAAGAAAATGGCCTTGGCTGTGACCTGCAGCATGTTAAACAAATACAGCAACAGTCACCATAATCAGTTGGGTTGGATTGTCAGAATTGGATCTGAACCCAGAATGAATCCCTGTTGGTAGAGCAGGGATTATTGTGCCAGGTTAgaatgctgcttcttttttatttatttatttttagacttCTATTTGGTGTGAGATTTCCAAGTAGCTGTTTGAAACTCATTTCAAGCTGTTTTGGGAATGCTTTTGGTGCAAATATCTCACTTTGGGACATGCAATCTGCCAGCTGTGTTGGGCACTTCTTTGGGAGTTAATCACTAACTCCTGAGTTATGGAGGAACTCCTGGGATTGTTTTCATGGTCAGATCTTTGCCTCCTGTTGAAGGTGCAGTGAGAGTAGTTCttgggggagctgctggggcagtgtGGGTGTCAGGAGCCTTCAGTCATGCTCACAGAGCTGTCAGCCCCAGGCTCTTCTGCTCACCAGAGCCCTTGTGCCTTGCTAATGGGGCCAGTGATGTGTCAAATGTGATCTCCTGGATTGTATTTAATTGTCTTGCTCTCTGCCTAGCACAGGATCAGTTATTTTATTCAGGATAGGGTCAACTGCTTattcctaaaatatttctgcagagAGCAAACTGTCCTCCCTCTGCACAGAGAGATGGAAGAAAGGGGCATGAAAGAATAAATGTGAGACCCTTCACCCTCACTGGGATGAAAAAGGTCTGGCAGTCTTGCCACCTTTacaccctttttttttaaatgttcattaTCAATAACATGTAAGTCCATTATTGCATATatggtttgttttgcttattttcttgcCTATTTTCCCTTACAGTTGCTTTACTTGCTTTCTACACACATACTGCTAAACCCCCTGGGAAGGGCTTCCTGCAGCAGACCTGGTTGCCTTAAGGCAGCTGTCTGCCTTACCTGTGAAATCCAAATGCTTTCTGGGGATTTCTGTTATGCTTCAAACTTTGATCTGagtgcagcaggaggctggggagctgaggctgagcagcagagtcCAGGAGTCAGATGTGCTTTGCTGAGGGAGTTCTGCTAGAGGGGCAGCAGAAGTGTGGTGTGGGTGCCCCTCTCCGGAGCAGAGGGCTGGATGAGGCAGCAGAAGAGACCCCAGAgtggaacagctctgctgctccactgcCAAGTCACCCTGGGGCTTGGCAGGACCCTCTGTGAGGCCGGAAGGGCAAGTGAGCATCATTGCCAAGatgtattttctgtcttctgagCTTCCAGGTTCTTATATGAACATCATTGCCAAGatgcattttctgtcttctgagCTTCCAGGTTCTTATTTCCATGCTGCTTgtgcaaaatgaaatatttgtggTGCCTCTGGTGTCGTGGTGAAAGTGAGAACTGTGTGGTGCCTGGCAGCCCGTGGAAGCAGTGAGGGGGATGCATGTTCCCAGGCAGCTTAATTGGGTCTGTGTTGCTCAGTGCTTTGTACATGGCCACACTTGATTGGAGTGATGCCATTCCTCCTGCCATTTGAGCAAAGCCCTGCTTAATGAACTTGTTTTGCATATGGTTAAGTCACTGAAGTGAATGTTTGTTATAAAGTGCAAGGGGAGGTTTCTCAGAGCAGTGATGATGGGATCCCCCATCTCAGTTTCTGTGTCTGACTTGGGACCTGAAGGCGAGGCTGGGGAGAGGTGCAGGtgtgcccctgcagctggagctccttCACGTCCATCCCCTGTGCCAGCATGTGCTGAAAGTCCTTCACTGAGCTGCTTCGTGTCTGTggctttcttctgctcctcagtCCCTTATTCCTTTGAATCCCACCTGTTGCTCTGCTAGTGTAGCAGGAAAACAAGTTCTTGCTGAGCAATATGGGATTCCTGCTCTTCATAAGGGTGAATTCTCCTGGCAGCCACACTGATTCCTGGCAGTGCCTtctggcagccagagctgcactccTGGGAAGCCTGGAGAGGAGTGTGCCAGCTGGGGaatgcagcagccacagctctcctCTGAGTCTGTGCACGCACTGCAGCCCTGGGTCCATCATCTGCACAAACTTCACTCTTCCTTATGTGTTGAAGGAAGGTTAATGAGGATTAACAGGCTTCAGCCTGGAAGGTGAGAGTAGCTGCTGGCATGAGAGGTGTTAGGCAGGGGCTGGTGTGGTGATGCTTCTTGTCTGGGCTTGTTAAACGTGGTGCAGAATccctctggtgctgctgtgctgctccctgtggtCTCCTCTGGGCTTTGTTTCCTGAAGTATTCTCGTGAGGGCTGTGCTTGTTcccctgtgtgctgcacagGGTGGGTCtgtctggggacaggggtgCCCATGCCCCTGGGTGCCCACAGAGCAAGGGAGGAGTGtttgtgctgccctggctgctgtgacagACCTCCTGTCATCCAGGCTCCCTGTTTGGTGCCTGTGGTCAGGCCAGGTCCACAGCAATCTCTGCTGCCCCCGAGGGGAGGAGCTCCCTTCTGAGCCCCATGCTGCTGGCTGGGTGCTGGTCTCCCCAAAAAGAACATCTCCAGAGAGGGACAGGTGCTGTCTGTGTATGAGCACAGAGTAATTCAGGTAAGCAGTTGTCTGCTGTAGAACTTACTCAAAGGCAAAACTGTGGTTGTGGgcttaaaaaagagaaatgatgTGGTTGAGCATAACCCACTGTTCTACAGAAGATAAAGAACAGGCTTTCTTTGCTGTGCATGTGTGTCATTGGGTCAGGTCTCTAATGAGCTGACTTGATCTCTTCATGTGCAAAATCCCACAGTTGTTTCCTAGCAGGGCCACACTGGAAAATAGCAGACCAGCATTTTTCCTCTAGTTGTCTTTGTGATCTGGAACAATAATAGCAGCAAAGAAGAGGCCAGTAGTTCAGCTCTGTTTTGATCTATTTATTGCATCTCTTTAGAGCAATAGATGAATTATTATTAAACTTTCAGTGGCCTGGTAAAAATGATAATGTGTCTTTGCTGTAAATCTCCTTTATGGACAGGCAGGGACTGATACGGCTGCAGGGTGCTTGCATTAGAGGTACATAAGTGGGATTTAtaggaaattctgattttcccCCTTATCTCTTTGGATGGAGCCACTTCATTCAGGGTGTCTGTGTACCACTGCATGCACATCTGGTGGAAGGGAGGAACCACCCACCTCCTGCCAAGTTcacaggggctgagctgagcaaagggctggaggtgctgtgCATCCTGGAAGATGTTGGGAGACAGTGTCAGGGTCCATGACCACTCTTGGTGCCTCAGCTGAA
This genomic stretch from Ficedula albicollis isolate OC2 chromosome 14, FicAlb1.5, whole genome shotgun sequence harbors:
- the SCNN1G gene encoding amiloride-sensitive sodium channel subunit gamma; its protein translation is MGIFNHKNHPEPSTSIKHPPAEPRAAPARRHRAPRAAPRDEAPLTLKSRLCCGVYSSVQSARTSSAATAPGKKITARLKRTLPVRGPQAPTLSELMRWYCLNTNTHGCRRIVVSRGRLRRLLWILLTLSAVGLILWQCAELLMNYYSASVSVTVQFQKLPFPAVTICNINPYKYSAMKEYLSELDKETKKALETFYGFSEGKSKVRRSVDDWNSTGSDFFQQIPLLKVEDFSRTATDLHSGQKRRVEGSVFHKDSSIVNSGDSNDIIGFQLCDANNSSECALYTFSSGVNAIQEWYKLHYMNIMAQIPLETKEKLSYSADDLILTCFFDGLSCDKRHFTRFHHPLHGNCYTFNSGENGTILSTSTGGSEYGLHVVLYIDEADYNPFLVTSTGAKIIVHDQNEYPFIEDIGTEIETAAATSIGMHFTRSRKLSKPYSDCTETGADIPVDNLYNKSYSLQICLHSCFQKAMVESCGCAQYAQPLPAGAEYCNYKKNPNWMYCYYRLHEKFVKEQLGCQQICKDACSFKEWALTTSIAQWPSAVSEDWMLRVLSWDKGQKLNNKKLNKTDLANLMVFYKDLNERFISENPANTLVILLSNFGGQLGLWMSCSVVCVIEIVEVFLIDSLSIVLRRQWQRAKKWWSHRQRGGTGTAQAGDLERQGHHNPVCLDEDLPTFTTALRLPLPQDSPLPRTPPPNYSTLRLETAFSEQLPDTLELGQH